Proteins encoded within one genomic window of Streptomyces sp. NBC_00523:
- a CDS encoding phytoene desaturase family protein: protein MPDAVVIGAGPNGLVAANLLAAAGWSVEVLEAQPEPGGAVRSDRGVHPDYVSDLFSAFYPLAAASPVIDGLDLHEEGLRWSRAPRPLAHPLPDGRCAVLADRARDTAAGLDAFSEGDGAAWLELCATWDRVHREVLGALFTPFPPVRAGVRLAARLRAAGGLRLARTLLLPVRRLGEERFGGEAARLLLAGSALHADLGPEAAGSGGFGWLMSMLGQTYGFPVPVGGAGALTAALVRRLERHGGVLRCGERVTEVVVRGGRAVGVRTAKGEAVPASRAVLADVSAPALYGGLVGARHVPARLLDDLRRFQWDFATFKVDWALSGPVPWTAREATMAGTVHLADGVDGLTRFAAQIATGQVPDRPFLLFGQMSTADATRSPAGTEAAWAYTHVPHRIKGDAGEDGLTGRWDRGEQEAMADRMEQEVERWAPGFRSRVLARRLLAPPTIESMDANLVGGAINGGTTAAHQQLVFRPTPGTGRPETPVRGLYLASASAHPGGGVHGAPGANAARAALRKRLRR, encoded by the coding sequence ATGCCGGACGCCGTGGTCATCGGCGCGGGCCCCAACGGCCTCGTCGCGGCCAATCTGCTCGCCGCCGCCGGGTGGAGCGTCGAGGTCCTGGAGGCGCAGCCCGAGCCCGGTGGGGCCGTACGCAGCGACCGCGGGGTGCACCCCGATTACGTCTCCGACCTGTTCAGCGCGTTCTATCCGCTGGCGGCGGCGTCCCCGGTCATCGACGGGCTCGACCTCCACGAGGAGGGGCTGCGCTGGTCGCGTGCGCCCCGCCCGCTCGCGCACCCGCTGCCGGACGGGCGGTGCGCGGTGCTGGCGGACCGTGCGCGGGACACGGCGGCGGGGCTCGACGCCTTCTCCGAGGGCGACGGAGCGGCGTGGCTGGAGCTGTGCGCCACCTGGGACCGGGTGCACCGCGAGGTGCTGGGCGCCCTCTTCACGCCCTTCCCGCCGGTGCGCGCGGGCGTCCGCCTGGCCGCCCGGCTCCGGGCCGCCGGGGGACTCCGCCTGGCGCGGACCCTGCTGCTGCCCGTACGCCGCCTGGGCGAGGAGCGGTTCGGGGGCGAGGCGGCCCGGCTGCTGCTTGCGGGCAGTGCGCTCCACGCCGACCTCGGCCCCGAGGCGGCCGGGAGCGGCGGCTTCGGCTGGCTGATGTCCATGCTCGGCCAGACCTACGGATTCCCGGTGCCGGTCGGGGGCGCGGGCGCGCTCACGGCGGCCCTGGTACGGCGCCTCGAACGGCACGGCGGCGTGCTCCGCTGCGGTGAGCGGGTCACGGAGGTCGTCGTGCGCGGCGGACGCGCCGTCGGCGTACGGACCGCGAAGGGCGAGGCCGTGCCCGCGTCCCGCGCCGTGCTCGCCGACGTGTCCGCCCCGGCGCTGTACGGCGGACTGGTCGGCGCCCGTCATGTGCCCGCCCGGCTCCTGGACGACCTGCGCCGCTTCCAGTGGGACTTCGCGACGTTCAAGGTGGACTGGGCGCTCAGCGGCCCGGTGCCCTGGACGGCCCGCGAGGCCACCATGGCGGGCACCGTGCACCTGGCGGACGGCGTCGACGGCCTGACCCGGTTCGCGGCGCAGATCGCGACGGGGCAGGTGCCGGACCGCCCCTTCCTGCTCTTCGGCCAGATGAGCACCGCCGACGCCACCCGTTCCCCGGCCGGTACCGAGGCCGCCTGGGCCTACACCCACGTCCCGCACCGCATCAAGGGCGACGCGGGCGAGGACGGGCTGACCGGGCGGTGGGACCGGGGCGAGCAGGAAGCCATGGCCGACCGCATGGAGCAGGAGGTGGAGCGCTGGGCCCCCGGCTTCCGCTCCCGCGTCCTGGCCCGCCGCCTGCTGGCGCCCCCTACCATCGAATCCATGGACGCCAACCTGGTCGGCGGCGCGATCAACGGCGGCACGACGGCGGCGCACCAGCAGCTGGTGTTCCGCCCGACCCCGGGGACGGGACGGCCCGAGACCCCGGTCAGGGGTCTTTACCTGGCCTCGGCCTCGGCGCACCCGGGCGGCGGGGTGCACGGAGCACCGGGCGCGAACGCGGCACGCGCGGCGCTGCGGAAGCGGCTGCGGCGCTGA
- a CDS encoding CDGSH iron-sulfur domain-containing protein: MPNAREPRRLTIEPGGPVLIEGPVEIVREDGSTVTSDRFLVAVCTCRRSRMYPWCDTSHRRHRRPVSPPSGEGGPEGPGGRC; encoded by the coding sequence GTGCCGAACGCCCGTGAGCCCCGCCGCCTCACCATCGAGCCGGGCGGCCCGGTGCTGATCGAGGGGCCGGTCGAGATCGTCCGGGAGGACGGCTCGACCGTCACCTCCGACCGCTTCCTCGTCGCGGTCTGCACCTGCCGCCGCAGCCGGATGTACCCCTGGTGCGACACCAGCCACCGCCGTCACCGGCGGCCGGTCAGCCCGCCGTCGGGCGAAGGTGGACCGGAAGGGCCTGGTGGCCGTTGCTGA
- a CDS encoding alkyl/aryl-sulfatase — translation MSQDTDAKPAERTVAQANQAVRRDYPFGDTQDLEDARRGFMGTAQDPLIRDATGSAVWDLEAYGFLDQECPDTANPSLWRQSRLCSEHGLFEVTEGIYQVRGFDLSNMTIVEGDRGVLVIDPLVCAATAAAGLALYRAHRGERPVTGVLYTHSHVDHFGGVRGVLTDEDVAAGVPVLAPHGFLAHAVSENVYAGTAMSRRAAYMYGAALPKGPQGQIGAGLGQSVSTGAPGLIPPTLDITRTGQTETVDGIRMVFQLTPGTEAPAELNIHFPDRSALCMAENATHNLHNLLTLRGAEVRDPHVWSRYLTESVSLFGDVSDVAFASHHWPVWGRERVISFLMEQRDLYAYLHDQVLRMLNQGLTGPEIAEEIVMPPALERVWHTHGYYGSVSHNAKAIYQRYLGWYDGNPAHLWQHPPVEAARRYVEFMGGADAILRRARQSFADGDYRWVAEVVNHLVFADPDHAEARSLQADALEQLGYGSENGTWRSVYLMGAQELRHGSLGTPTSTASPDVLAALTLDQLVDSVAIRVNGPRAWDADITVRWDIAGAEPLTMRLRNGVLTHVVGTGPAVGAPDVTFALTEADLRDVLVGAVRPGDLAARPGVEVTGDAGRLIELLGHLDAPDPDFAIVTP, via the coding sequence ATGTCCCAGGACACCGACGCCAAGCCCGCCGAGCGGACTGTGGCGCAGGCGAACCAGGCGGTACGGCGCGACTACCCCTTCGGCGACACCCAGGACTTGGAGGACGCCCGGCGCGGGTTCATGGGCACCGCGCAGGACCCCCTGATCCGCGACGCCACGGGCAGCGCCGTATGGGACCTGGAAGCCTACGGGTTCCTCGACCAGGAGTGCCCGGACACCGCCAACCCGAGCCTGTGGCGGCAGAGCCGCCTCTGCTCCGAGCACGGGCTCTTCGAGGTCACCGAGGGCATCTACCAGGTGCGCGGGTTCGACCTGTCCAACATGACGATCGTCGAGGGCGACCGGGGCGTCCTCGTCATCGACCCCCTGGTGTGCGCCGCCACGGCCGCCGCCGGACTCGCGCTGTACCGCGCCCACCGGGGCGAGCGGCCCGTGACGGGCGTGCTCTACACCCACAGCCACGTCGACCACTTCGGAGGCGTACGCGGGGTGCTGACCGACGAGGACGTCGCGGCCGGAGTCCCGGTGCTCGCCCCGCACGGCTTCCTGGCCCACGCCGTCAGCGAGAACGTCTACGCGGGTACGGCGATGAGCCGGCGCGCCGCCTACATGTACGGCGCCGCCCTCCCGAAGGGGCCCCAGGGGCAGATCGGCGCGGGCCTCGGGCAGAGCGTGTCGACGGGTGCGCCCGGGCTGATCCCGCCCACCCTCGACATCACCCGCACCGGCCAGACGGAGACCGTCGACGGCATCCGCATGGTCTTCCAGCTCACACCCGGCACCGAGGCCCCGGCCGAGCTGAACATCCACTTCCCGGACCGCTCGGCCCTGTGCATGGCGGAGAACGCCACGCACAACCTGCACAACCTGCTGACGCTGCGCGGCGCCGAGGTCCGCGACCCGCACGTCTGGTCCCGCTACCTCACGGAGTCGGTCAGCCTCTTCGGTGACGTGTCGGACGTCGCCTTCGCCTCGCACCACTGGCCGGTCTGGGGCCGGGAGCGTGTGATCTCCTTCCTGATGGAGCAGCGCGACCTGTACGCGTACCTCCACGACCAGGTCCTGCGGATGCTCAACCAGGGCCTCACCGGGCCCGAGATCGCCGAGGAGATCGTGATGCCGCCGGCCCTGGAGCGGGTCTGGCACACGCACGGCTACTACGGCTCCGTCAGCCACAACGCCAAGGCGATCTACCAGCGTTACCTGGGCTGGTACGACGGCAACCCGGCGCATCTCTGGCAGCACCCCCCGGTCGAGGCGGCCCGGCGCTACGTCGAGTTCATGGGCGGCGCGGACGCGATCCTGCGCAGGGCCCGGCAGTCCTTCGCGGACGGCGACTACCGCTGGGTCGCCGAGGTCGTCAACCACCTGGTCTTCGCGGACCCGGACCACGCGGAGGCGCGCTCCCTCCAGGCCGACGCGCTCGAACAGCTCGGCTACGGCAGTGAGAACGGGACCTGGCGCAGCGTCTACCTGATGGGCGCCCAGGAGCTCCGCCACGGCAGCCTCGGCACCCCCACCAGCACGGCCTCGCCCGACGTCCTGGCCGCCCTCACCCTGGACCAGCTGGTCGACTCGGTCGCCATCCGGGTCAACGGCCCCCGTGCCTGGGACGCCGACATCACCGTCCGCTGGGACATCGCGGGCGCCGAACCCCTCACGATGCGGCTGCGCAACGGCGTCCTCACCCACGTCGTGGGCACCGGACCGGCCGTGGGCGCGCCCGACGTCACCTTCGCGCTGACCGAGGCCGATCTGCGGGACGTCCTGGTGGGCGCCGTGCGGCCCGGCGACCTGGCGGCCCGCCCCGGCGTCGAGGTCACCGGCGACGCGGGGCGGCTGATCGAGCTCCTCGGCCATCTCGACGCCCCGGACCCGGACTTCGCCATCGTCACCCCCTGA
- a CDS encoding class I SAM-dependent DNA methyltransferase: MVEHEALSVTRAAYDDAAELYAQLFSDSLRDSPLDRAMLDAFAESVGAGGRVADLGCGPGHVTGHLAGLGLDAFGVDASPAMVGIARRAWPGLRFEPGEMGALDLADGALDGVLSRWSVIHTPPAELPPVLAEFSRVLAPGGHLLIGFSATDGPDRPTQPFDHAVTTAYRWSPDHLAGLLRAHGLTETARMVREPRPDDRRQFQEVHLLARKA, from the coding sequence ATGGTCGAACACGAAGCCCTCTCCGTCACCCGTGCCGCCTACGACGACGCCGCCGAGCTGTACGCGCAGCTGTTCAGCGACTCGTTGCGCGACAGCCCGTTGGACCGCGCGATGCTGGACGCCTTCGCGGAGTCCGTCGGGGCGGGCGGGCGGGTGGCGGACCTTGGGTGCGGGCCCGGCCATGTCACCGGTCACCTCGCGGGGCTGGGGCTCGACGCGTTCGGGGTCGACGCCTCACCCGCGATGGTCGGAATCGCCCGCCGGGCCTGGCCCGGACTGCGCTTCGAGCCAGGGGAGATGGGCGCCCTCGACCTCGCCGACGGCGCGCTGGACGGCGTGCTCTCGCGGTGGTCCGTCATCCACACCCCGCCCGCGGAACTCCCGCCGGTCCTGGCCGAGTTCAGCCGCGTACTGGCACCCGGCGGCCACCTCCTCATCGGCTTCTCCGCGACCGACGGGCCCGACCGTCCCACGCAGCCATTCGACCACGCCGTCACGACGGCCTACCGGTGGTCGCCCGACCACCTCGCCGGACTGCTGCGCGCCCACGGGCTGACCGAGACGGCCCGGATGGTCCGCGAGCCCCGGCCGGACGACCGCCGCCAGTTCCAGGAAGTGCACCTGCTCGCCCGCAAGGCGTAG
- a CDS encoding cytochrome P450 family protein, with protein sequence MSEQPIIVLDPAGTDRHAEYRALRERGSATRVDVLGVTAWSVSDPVLLKELLTSSQVSKNARAHWPAFAETVATWPLALWVAVNNMFTAYGGDHRRLRRMIAPAFSARRIQDLRVSVEKVVTELLDGLADRPAGEPVDLRLELAYPLPIAVIGRLMGVPEDQLDGFRAKVDGVFDTTLTVEEATANTAALYGALDELIAAKRAQPGDDMTSLLLATRDEEGDGSRLSDEELRDTLLLMISAGYDTTVNVIDQAITALLTHPEQLAHLREGRADWNDVVEETLRHEPAVKHIPMRFAVSDIPLPDGQKIAQGEAILVSFAPANRHPDWHGETADAFDVTRTAKDHLAFGHGVHFCLGAPLARLEIATALRQLFERFPDVSLAVPAEDLLPLPSLISNGHQALPVHLRPTAG encoded by the coding sequence ATGTCCGAGCAGCCGATCATCGTCCTCGACCCCGCGGGCACCGACCGCCACGCGGAGTACCGGGCGCTGCGCGAGCGCGGTTCCGCCACCCGCGTCGACGTCCTCGGGGTCACCGCGTGGTCCGTCAGCGACCCGGTCCTCCTGAAGGAGCTGCTGACCAGCTCCCAGGTCTCGAAGAACGCCCGGGCGCACTGGCCGGCGTTCGCCGAGACGGTGGCCACCTGGCCGCTCGCCCTGTGGGTGGCCGTGAACAACATGTTCACCGCGTACGGCGGCGACCACCGGCGGCTGCGCCGGATGATCGCCCCCGCGTTCAGCGCCCGCCGCATCCAGGACCTGCGCGTCTCGGTGGAGAAGGTCGTCACCGAACTCCTCGACGGCCTCGCGGACCGGCCCGCCGGTGAACCGGTCGACCTGCGCCTGGAGCTCGCCTACCCGCTCCCGATCGCGGTGATCGGCCGTCTCATGGGCGTTCCCGAGGACCAGCTCGACGGCTTCCGCGCCAAGGTCGACGGCGTCTTCGACACCACCCTCACCGTCGAGGAGGCCACCGCCAACACGGCCGCCCTGTACGGGGCCCTCGACGAGCTGATCGCCGCCAAGCGGGCGCAGCCGGGCGACGACATGACCTCGCTCCTGCTCGCCACCCGCGACGAGGAGGGCGACGGCAGCCGCCTCAGCGACGAGGAGCTGCGCGACACGCTGCTCCTGATGATCTCCGCCGGTTACGACACCACGGTCAACGTCATCGACCAGGCGATCACCGCCCTGCTGACCCACCCGGAACAGCTCGCCCACCTCCGCGAGGGCCGCGCCGACTGGAACGACGTGGTCGAGGAGACCCTGCGCCACGAGCCCGCGGTCAAGCACATCCCGATGCGCTTCGCCGTCTCGGACATCCCCCTGCCGGACGGGCAGAAGATCGCGCAGGGCGAGGCCATCCTGGTCTCCTTCGCCCCCGCCAACCGCCACCCCGACTGGCACGGCGAGACGGCCGACGCCTTCGACGTGACCCGCACCGCCAAGGACCACCTGGCCTTCGGCCACGGCGTCCACTTCTGCCTCGGGGCCCCGCTCGCCCGCCTGGAGATCGCCACGGCCCTCCGTCAGCTCTTCGAGCGCTTCCCCGACGTCAGCCTCGCGGTCCCGGCCGAGGACCTGCTGCCGCTGCCGTCCCTGATCAGCAACGGCCACCAGGCCCTTCCGGTCCACCTTCGCCCGACGGCGGGCTGA
- a CDS encoding metal-sensitive transcriptional regulator, whose product MELDMAADELKSVLNRLKRAQGQIAGIVRMIEEGRDCEDVITQLAAVSRALDRAGFAIIATGLQQCMTDGDRPALDRDQMRARLEKLFLSLA is encoded by the coding sequence GTGGAGCTGGACATGGCGGCCGACGAGCTGAAGTCGGTGCTCAACCGGCTGAAGCGGGCCCAGGGCCAGATCGCCGGGATCGTCAGGATGATCGAGGAGGGCCGGGACTGCGAGGACGTGATCACGCAGCTGGCGGCCGTCTCCCGCGCCCTGGACCGGGCCGGGTTCGCCATCATCGCGACGGGCCTCCAGCAGTGCATGACCGACGGGGACCGGCCCGCCCTGGACCGGGACCAGATGCGGGCCCGGCTGGAGAAGCTGTTCCTGTCCCTGGCGTGA
- a CDS encoding cytochrome P450, translating to MTSPSITLPSAPSGRVALYDPAYAADPHAAYERMRAVYGPLVPVELSPGIPATLVIGYFQARRILNDPLYFPHDPRVWQEQVPASCPVRPMMEWRPNALRSSGTAHARYRSANTTAIDAVDQHELRARVEKLAEAAIGDFITAGRADVLTQYAWPIAFRVLSSLLGCPDEIGARIADGMSRIFEATDAQRGNEILGQAVTDLVELRRRHPADDITSRLIGHAAQLTDEEMGHQLVTLYGAGIEPLTNLIANTQLKILTDEEFSAGLHAGHSTVRDALDTVLYTDPPMANYCITYPPYPADIDGVLLPAHQPVLISMAGCNNDPAIAEASGGIAGNRAHLAWSIGPHTCPARSHAYLIAETAVTYLLDALPEMDLAVPAAELRWRPGPFHRALESLPIVFHASH from the coding sequence ATGACGTCCCCCAGCATCACCCTGCCGTCGGCCCCGTCGGGCCGGGTCGCGCTCTACGACCCGGCGTACGCCGCCGACCCGCATGCCGCGTACGAGCGGATGCGGGCGGTGTACGGGCCGCTGGTGCCCGTCGAGCTGTCCCCGGGCATCCCCGCCACCCTGGTGATCGGCTACTTCCAGGCCCGGCGCATCCTCAACGACCCGCTGTACTTCCCGCACGACCCGCGCGTCTGGCAGGAGCAGGTGCCGGCCTCCTGTCCGGTGCGGCCGATGATGGAGTGGCGGCCCAACGCCCTGCGCAGCAGCGGCACCGCGCACGCCCGCTACCGGTCCGCCAACACCACCGCGATCGACGCCGTGGACCAGCACGAGCTGCGGGCCCGGGTCGAGAAGCTGGCCGAGGCCGCCATCGGGGACTTCATCACGGCGGGCCGGGCCGATGTGCTCACCCAGTACGCGTGGCCGATCGCCTTCCGCGTCCTGAGCTCCCTGCTCGGCTGCCCCGACGAGATCGGGGCGCGCATCGCCGACGGAATGTCCCGGATCTTCGAGGCCACGGACGCCCAGCGGGGCAACGAGATCCTCGGCCAGGCGGTCACCGACCTCGTCGAACTGCGCCGCCGCCACCCCGCCGACGACATCACCTCCCGGCTGATCGGCCACGCGGCGCAGCTGACCGACGAGGAGATGGGCCACCAGCTGGTCACGCTGTACGGGGCGGGCATCGAGCCGCTGACCAATCTCATCGCCAACACCCAGCTGAAGATCCTCACCGACGAGGAGTTCTCCGCCGGGCTGCACGCCGGGCACTCCACCGTGCGGGACGCGCTCGACACCGTCCTCTACACCGACCCGCCGATGGCGAACTACTGCATCACCTACCCGCCCTACCCGGCGGACATCGACGGGGTGCTGCTCCCCGCCCACCAGCCGGTGCTGATCTCGATGGCCGGCTGCAACAACGACCCGGCGATCGCCGAGGCGTCCGGCGGCATCGCGGGCAACCGGGCCCATCTGGCGTGGAGCATCGGCCCGCACACCTGCCCGGCGCGCTCGCACGCGTACCTGATCGCGGAGACCGCGGTCACCTATCTGCTCGACGCCCTGCCCGAGATGGACCTCGCGGTCCCGGCCGCCGAACTGCGCTGGCGTCCGGGCCCGTTCCACCGCGCGCTGGAATCCCTCCCCATCGTCTTCCACGCTTCCCACTGA
- a CDS encoding SRPBCC family protein, translating to MAVRHRLIEATVADVWRVLADPSRYSDWVVGTSDSRPRRGNWPEVGAGLTYVLRIGRWSVQGRTTVRRCEAPHILELEADSGRIGTARIAIEVRRWGDNALVTLDEHPLRGPAGKLHNTVVDALIQLRHRSVLARLAQTVEAAPKGAREAV from the coding sequence ATGGCTGTACGGCATCGACTGATCGAGGCCACGGTGGCGGACGTCTGGCGGGTGCTCGCCGACCCCTCCCGCTACAGCGACTGGGTGGTCGGGACCTCCGACTCGCGCCCTCGCCGGGGCAACTGGCCGGAGGTCGGCGCCGGCCTCACGTACGTCCTGCGCATCGGCCGGTGGTCCGTGCAGGGGCGGACCACCGTCCGGCGCTGCGAGGCCCCGCACATCCTGGAGCTGGAGGCCGACAGCGGGCGGATCGGCACCGCCCGGATCGCCATCGAGGTACGCCGCTGGGGCGACAACGCCCTGGTGACGCTGGACGAACACCCCCTGCGCGGACCGGCGGGCAAGCTCCACAACACCGTCGTCGACGCGCTGATCCAGCTCCGCCACCGCAGCGTCCTCGCCCGTCTCGCGCAGACCGTCGAGGCGGCCCCGAAGGGCGCCCGCGAAGCGGTCTGA
- a CDS encoding aldo/keto reductase: MRTRTLGHGGPQVAPVALGCAGMSDHTGPADQANAVATIHAALDAGITFIDTADFYGMGHNEDLIGRALRGGRRDEAVLSVKFGGLRDPDGAFVGIEGRPAHVKNALAYSLRRLGTDHVDIYRPSRLDPGTPVEETVGAIAEMIEAGHVRHVGLSEVGAETIRRAHAVHPVHDVQIEYSLFSRGPETSGILDTCRELGIGVTAYGVLAHGLLTGTYRQPAGGDRRAGWLPRFHPDNLAANLALTDRLRPLADAHGITVAQLATAWVIARGGDTGDIVAVLGARRPHRVTDALAAAEVTLTEVDMAAIDTAVPAGAVAGTRYAAPLMALLDSES, encoded by the coding sequence ATGCGCACTCGCACCCTCGGACACGGCGGCCCGCAGGTCGCCCCGGTCGCCCTGGGCTGTGCCGGCATGTCCGACCACACCGGACCCGCCGACCAGGCGAACGCCGTCGCCACGATCCACGCCGCGCTCGACGCCGGGATCACCTTCATCGACACCGCCGACTTCTACGGCATGGGCCACAACGAGGACCTCATCGGCCGGGCACTGCGCGGCGGCAGGCGGGACGAGGCGGTGCTCAGCGTCAAGTTCGGCGGACTGCGCGACCCGGACGGGGCCTTCGTCGGCATCGAGGGCCGGCCCGCCCACGTGAAGAACGCGCTCGCCTACTCGCTGCGCCGCCTCGGCACCGATCACGTCGACATCTACCGCCCCTCCCGCCTCGACCCCGGCACCCCGGTCGAGGAGACCGTCGGCGCCATCGCGGAGATGATCGAGGCCGGTCACGTGCGCCACGTCGGGCTCTCCGAGGTGGGCGCGGAGACCATCCGCCGCGCCCACGCCGTGCACCCCGTCCACGATGTGCAGATCGAGTACTCGCTCTTCAGCCGGGGCCCCGAGACCAGCGGCATCCTGGACACCTGCCGCGAGCTGGGCATCGGCGTCACCGCGTACGGCGTCCTCGCCCACGGGCTGCTCACCGGCACCTACCGGCAGCCCGCCGGGGGAGACCGCCGCGCCGGGTGGCTGCCCCGCTTCCACCCCGACAACCTGGCCGCCAACCTCGCCCTGACCGACCGCCTGCGCCCGCTCGCCGACGCGCACGGCATCACCGTCGCGCAGCTCGCCACCGCCTGGGTCATCGCGCGCGGCGGCGACACCGGTGACATCGTCGCCGTCCTGGGCGCCCGCCGCCCGCACCGCGTCACGGACGCCCTGGCGGCGGCCGAAGTCACCCTGACCGAGGTCGACATGGCCGCGATCGACACGGCCGTCCCGGCGGGCGCGGTGGCGGGCACGCGGTACGCGGCGCCCCTGATGGCACTGCTGGACAGCGAGTCCTGA
- a CDS encoding HemK2/MTQ2 family protein methyltransferase — protein sequence MTTAAAPPVDLGRLWTLPGVYAPQADTHLLARALQAEGPAAGMDVLDVCTGSGALALLAARGGARVSAIDISRRAVLTTRLNAARAGHRVRVLRGDLTGPVGGRRFHLIVSNPPYVPAPQVRRARAHGPQVAWDAGLWGRQALDRICAHAHDALHPNGVLLLVHSALCGAEETLDRLTASGLRAAVTSRSSVPFGPVMTARLPWLREQGLLGPRDDTEELVVIRAERP from the coding sequence ATGACGACTGCCGCCGCTCCACCCGTCGACCTGGGCCGGCTGTGGACCCTGCCCGGGGTCTACGCCCCGCAGGCCGACACCCACCTGCTGGCGCGGGCGCTCCAGGCCGAGGGCCCGGCCGCCGGGATGGACGTCCTCGACGTCTGCACGGGCAGCGGCGCCCTGGCCCTGCTGGCGGCGCGCGGCGGGGCCAGGGTCTCCGCGATCGACATCTCGCGGCGGGCCGTCCTGACCACCCGCCTCAACGCCGCCCGCGCCGGCCACCGCGTCCGGGTGCTGCGCGGCGACCTCACCGGCCCCGTGGGCGGCCGGCGCTTCCACCTGATCGTGAGCAACCCCCCGTACGTCCCCGCCCCTCAGGTCCGCCGCGCCCGCGCCCACGGCCCCCAGGTCGCCTGGGACGCCGGGCTCTGGGGCCGGCAGGCCCTGGACCGCATCTGCGCCCACGCCCACGACGCCCTGCACCCGAACGGCGTGCTGCTCCTCGTCCACTCCGCGCTGTGCGGCGCGGAGGAGACCCTGGACCGGCTGACCGCGAGCGGCCTGCGCGCCGCGGTCACGAGCCGGTCCTCCGTACCCTTCGGGCCGGTGATGACCGCGCGCCTGCCGTGGCTCCGCGAGCAGGGCCTGCTCGGCCCCCGCGACGACACCGAGGAACTGGTGGTCATCCGTGCCGAACGCCCGTGA
- a CDS encoding SDR family oxidoreductase gives MTERKHLLRGRTAVVTGGARGLGKAVARELAARGARVALLGLEEETLAKVAATLPAPSGHWHVDVTDDAAMARVADEVRRRLGPASVVVANAGVAEGGPFADSDPASWRRVVEVNLLGSAATARVFLPQLLDTRGHYLQIASLASIGAAPMMSAYCASKAGVEALCHSLRSELAPHGVGVGIAYLNWIDTDMVRDADQFPVLRELRAHMPPPARKTYPAPDVARRLVAAIERRSPSVYVPGWLRGVQAVRAGLPGVVALATRKELTRSEFTATGLLGAGGRAAENA, from the coding sequence GTGACTGAACGGAAGCACCTGCTGCGCGGCCGTACGGCCGTGGTGACGGGCGGGGCGCGCGGCCTCGGCAAGGCCGTGGCGCGGGAGCTGGCCGCCCGGGGCGCCCGGGTGGCCCTGCTCGGCCTGGAGGAGGAAACGCTCGCCAAAGTGGCCGCCACGCTCCCCGCGCCCTCCGGGCACTGGCACGTGGACGTCACGGACGACGCCGCGATGGCCCGCGTCGCCGACGAGGTGCGCCGTCGGCTGGGCCCCGCTTCGGTGGTCGTCGCCAACGCGGGCGTGGCGGAGGGCGGTCCGTTCGCGGACTCCGATCCGGCGAGCTGGCGGCGCGTGGTCGAGGTCAATCTGCTCGGCAGCGCGGCCACCGCCCGAGTGTTCCTGCCGCAGCTCCTGGACACCCGGGGGCACTACCTCCAGATCGCCTCACTGGCGTCCATCGGGGCCGCGCCGATGATGAGCGCGTACTGCGCCTCCAAGGCGGGCGTGGAGGCCCTGTGCCACTCGCTGCGTTCGGAGCTGGCGCCGCACGGTGTCGGGGTGGGCATCGCGTATCTGAACTGGATCGACACCGACATGGTCCGCGACGCCGACCAGTTCCCGGTGCTGCGCGAGCTGCGCGCACATATGCCTCCGCCGGCCCGGAAGACCTACCCGGCGCCCGACGTGGCCCGGCGCCTGGTCGCCGCGATCGAACGGCGGTCGCCCTCGGTGTACGTCCCCGGCTGGCTGCGGGGCGTCCAGGCCGTGCGGGCCGGGCTGCCGGGGGTGGTCGCGCTCGCGACCCGCAAGGAGCTGACGCGCTCGGAGTTCACGGCCACGGGCCTGCTGGGAGCGGGGGGCCGCGCGGCGGAGAACGCGTAG